The genomic stretch GCGGCAAACATACGTTTCACCTGATGGTAACGCCCCTCGCTGATGGTCAGACGGACTTCCGTCGGCGTAATCACCTCAAGCACGGCGGGTTTGGTCAGATCTTTTTCATTATGCAGCTGAACGCCTTTCGTGAATTGCTCTGCCGTGTCATCCGACACCGGCGACTCCAGCGTGACCAGATAGGTTTTCTCGCAGTGGTGACGCGGGGAAGTAATGCGATGCGACCACTGCCCGTCGTCGGTCATCAGCACCAGACCCGTGGTGTCGATGTCGAGGCGGCCTGCGGCGTGCAGCTTGTGCGCCACCGGTTCGTCGAGGAAATAGAGCACCGTCGGGTGATCGGGATCGTCCGTTGAGCAGACGTAGCCTTCCGGCTTGTTGAGCATGAAGTAGCGCGGACCGTGCTGCTGGGTCAGCGGATTGCCGTCATACTCCACCTGATGGTCAGGTTGCAGTTTGAACGCGCTGTCTCTCACAGTGTCGCCATCCACGGTAACGCGGCTGGCGCGAATTTCGCGCCCGGCAATAGCGCGGCTTACGCCGAGTTGCTG from Enterobacter dykesii encodes the following:
- the rsuA gene encoding 16S rRNA pseudouridine(516) synthase RsuA, with amino-acid sequence MRLDKFIAQQLGVSRAIAGREIRASRVTVDGDTVRDSAFKLQPDHQVEYDGNPLTQQHGPRYFMLNKPEGYVCSTDDPDHPTVLYFLDEPVAHKLHAAGRLDIDTTGLVLMTDDGQWSHRITSPRHHCEKTYLVTLESPVSDDTAEQFTKGVQLHNEKDLTKPAVLEVITPTEVRLTISEGRYHQVKRMFAAVGNHVVGLHRERIGAIELDPDLAPGEYRPLTEEEIASVGLPSH